One Coffea arabica cultivar ET-39 chromosome 5c, Coffea Arabica ET-39 HiFi, whole genome shotgun sequence DNA window includes the following coding sequences:
- the LOC140007158 gene encoding uncharacterized protein, with product MEIKAIIAKPVRKRDWKAQKDGRHLIPNALTNLVLIINIATASSKHNNELKEAQAIEVATKIANGELETGRGFNQIGTLKRVGDTRWGSYLDSISSLLKMFNATCVVLSNIAVDGGSYSQRGDANLPWNQLLSFEFVFTLHLMKDIMEITHLLCMALQRKSQDILNAMHLVSSTTKLLKNFRDSGWDDFLVKVKLVCGQHQIDIPCMNAQYIARRGRSRSHHDEISVGH from the exons ATGGAAATTAAGGCCATTATAGCAAAGCCAGTTCGGAAGAGAGATTGGAAAGCGCAAAAAGATGGTAGACATCTAATTCCAAACGCACTCACCAA TTTAGTTTTGATTATCAACATTGCTACTGCATCTAGCAAACATAATAATGAATTAAAGGAGGCTCAAGCAATTGAAGTTGCTACTAAGATTGCTAATGGTGAACTTGAAACTGGAAGGGGGTTTAATCAAATTGGCACTTTAAAACGAGTTGGAGATACTCGTTGGGGTTCTTATTTGGATTCTATTTCTAGTTTACTGAAAATGTTCAATGCTACTTGTGTGGTTTTAAGTAACATTGCAGTAGATGGAGGTTCATACTCTCAACGTGGAGATGCAAATTTACCTTGGAATCAGTTGTTATCCTTTGAGTTTGTTTTCACTTTGCATCTTATGAAAGACATTATGGAAATTACTCATCTTCTTTGTATGGCATTGCAACGTAAATCTCAAGATATTTTGAATGCAATGCATCTTGTCTCAAGCACAACAAAGCTACTAAAGAATTTTCGAGATTCGGGATGGGATGATTTCTTGGTGAAAGTTAAATTAGTTTGTGGGCAACATCAAATTGATATCCCATGTATGAATGCTCAATATATTGCAAGACGTGGTAGATCTCGAAGTCATCATGATGAGATTAGTGTGGGGCATTAA